The DNA segment TTACCTTTCTAAAATTGGAGATATGTGTGATGATGAATTCACCATTGGGAGCATACCTCTTTTTATAAAAATCATTATTAGGTAATTGATAATGCTTAGAACAGATAAAATTAGGAATTACTTGGATTTCATTGGTGATTTCAAAATGTTCGAAAGTGTCTTTTTTTAAGCTTTCTGAAACGGTTGTTACTGCATTTGAATTGTTTATTGAAAAAGTAATTACAGGTTCAAAAGAGGGATCTTTCCCTACCAAAGTGATATCTGTACCATGTAATGTTGTAATAAATGGAATATTGATATGTTGGGATTTTAATATTTGCTGAGCCATGTATGCTGCAGAAGCATGTGGAATAGCATAGTGGACATGCAATAAATCTAAGTTTTCGTATTTAACGACGTCAACAAGTTTACTAGTTAACACTTGCTCATAAGGCGTGTGGTCAAACAAAGGGTAATCAGAAACAGCAACTTCATGAAAAAAAATATTTTCTCTAAGTTCACTAAGTCGAACAGGTTTTCTGTAGGTTATAAAATGTATTTCATGCCCCTTACTGGCTAGTTCTTTTCCCAACTCCGTAGCAACAACACCACTACCTCCAAATGTAGGGTATAAAACGATGCCTATTTTTAGGATTTCTTTCTTTTGAGTCATTTTAGTAAGTCGTTTTATGTTTTGCGCGAAAATAGTTATTTTTGAAGTCTGTTAGCAATCATTTAGATCAATCTTTCATTTTATTTATGATAATTTCACATTTGATTGCTGAAAATAGATCATACCAACAAACCAATTAGATGATGAAGAAAATAATCGTTTCATTAAGTGTTTTTACTTCCCTAAATGTTATTGCTCAAAATAATGTAGGAATCGGAACATTAAATCCCAACCCACAAGCAGTTTTAGAAATCGAATCCAGTGATAAAGGAGTTTTAATTTCTAGACTGACAACTACAGCTCGAAATACTTTAGGTACTGCATTAACCAATGCCGAAGATGGAATGTTAGTTTATGATAAAGACTTAACGACTTTTTTCTATTGGGACGGACCTAATTTACAATGGGTTCAAGTAGGAAGTGGCTCAGGTGATAACTGGGGAACACAAGTCGTACAAACAGCAGGGGCAAAA comes from the Flavobacteriales bacterium genome and includes:
- the bshA gene encoding N-acetyl-alpha-D-glucosaminyl L-malate synthase BshA — protein: MTQKKEILKIGIVLYPTFGGSGVVATELGKELASKGHEIHFITYRKPVRLSELRENIFFHEVAVSDYPLFDHTPYEQVLTSKLVDVVKYENLDLLHVHYAIPHASAAYMAQQILKSQHINIPFITTLHGTDITLVGKDPSFEPVITFSINNSNAVTTVSESLKKDTFEHFEITNEIQVIPNFICSKHYQLPNNDFYKKRYAPNGEFIITHISNFRKVKRIEDVVKVFRKIRQKMPCRLLFVGDGPDRINIERTCRSSCEREDVLFLGHLESTREVLNISDLFILPSETESFGLAALEALASSVPVITTNAGGLPEVVDHGINGFLSEVGDTEDMANNAINLLSDLDQLNQFKENARKKALQFDIHNILPIYEKLYIDVCCSMDK